DNA sequence from the Leptolyngbya sp. CCY15150 genome:
GTCGAGGGGCAGATCGATCCCGATTGAGCACAATGAGTGGACTGGTCATAGAATCAAGAAAACAGGCGATCGCTCCTTCTCTAGCACCATCATGGTCATGGTGATGATCGAGGTCGAGAACTAATACAGACGTATTCAGCGTAGATTCCCGTTCCCATAGTTGAATGAGCTGATAGAGATCGGACGTGGCCGTCGGCAATGCGTGACCAGAAAGACGATAAGGGGTCATCTGTAGTTGCCGGCAAGCTTGAACAGCTATCGCTTGTTTTGTGATCCCTTCTTCCCCACATAGCTGTACAACAGGTAAAATTTTATCGGCAGGTGAAGATTCCCACAACAAGGCTATTTTATTGGCTAAGTCTTGCTGTGAAGGTGTCAGAATGCTGGTACTCTCTAACGGTTCAATCACTCCCATCAGGCGCTCATCTAACTGTCGGATGCCCATTAAGTAATGAAGCACCATTTCACTGATCCGCAGCGGCAAGGCCATCAATAGGCTGCCCGCGCCTACCTCTAGTAACTGCCAACGACGCAACGGCGCACCAGGTGTAAAGGCCTCCCAATGGCAATGCTCAAAGAGCTGCCCAGCCAGACCAAAAGTAGGCGCTCCATGCTTTAAATCTGGTTGGGCTTGGGTACAAAGCAACTTAAGTTGTGGCTCTAGTTCGACCCCAGCACAGAGCAGCACTACATTTCGTTCAAAGGACGAGAGCTGAAATCTTTGACAAAGATGCTCTAGAGCTGAAGGTGAGGTCAGGTCTGCCCAATCAGTCGCGATCGCTTCTAGCTGTCTCTCACACTCCGTGATCGCCTTAGACCCATCATCATTAGGAGCCAGATGACATTGTAACAACACCTGAACTCGACGGATAGCCGTGAAAAGGTAGTGCTGATTAGCCCGTTGCCATTGAGGAGAAGCGATCGCAATCATGGGATAGTCACCAAAGGAGAAATATACTGATCAAATGTAGAGCTATCTGGGCGATCGTCAATGGTTAAGCGGCTTTCCGCACCATCAACCTGTACACGAACTAGGTAAGATCCATGGGGCACATTCTGCAAGAAAAAAGACATGGTTTGAGTCACCTGATCTCGCTTCATCGCCGAGAAAATATAGGATGAAGGTGTCTCTCCCAATTGTCCATTTAGCAACACGTAAACTCGTTGACGAGGGTCAACCATAACGTTGAGTTGAATGGTTAGGTGACCTTGATAGATACCTTCATCAGTTTCGCGCACATCCGTAAGCTGGACTCCATTAGGTTCAATGATTTTTGGGTAAAAAGTTACTGGAGTAACATTGGACTCTACCACCGCATCCGTTTCAGAATCAGGACTGCTATGGATTACTTGAATGCCTTGTAGACCAGCACGCAACTGCTGAAGTTCAGTGGGAGATAGAGCAGCTAAGTTAAGCGTAACGCGATCGCTGGCGCTATCCTGGGGCGTTATGCGAAGACTACCAATCTGCACAAACATATGGTTAGTTTGTAGTTCTCGCCCCATAATAACTAGGCTATGGTTACGTCCCAACATCTGATCAATGAAAACATGCTGGGGTTCTACACTTGTAACCACAGGACGATTAGGCGCAATGTAAAACTGAGGACGCCGCACTGGCAGCGCTGCCCGACCTGGGGCAGCACCTTGAATAATGACTGCGGTGCCTTGATAGGCAAACGAAAGAGCATAGGGAATCTGAAAGAAAACTGACCAAATTCGAGACAGCTCTTCAGTGGTGATGGCACTAGGAATAAACTTCACGAACTGCACTTGCTCAACTAAGGTTGAGTTTTGCAGAAAAAGTAGATTAGAGCGCTCAATCGTTTCCTGAATCATCTCATGGGACAAAATGGGTTGATCCACTAAGGTTCGAATAGCACTGCCCAATAATCGCTGGGGTTCTAATTCCTGTTCGTTGCCATAAAATGTTAATAAGTAATGTAAGTCCAATCCGGCCTGTCCATGTTTGACTAAGTCACCTTTAGGGCGACGGGTACGAAGATCGGCGTTACGCCATGTAGGGTTTGGTGTCGCTTGATACAGATAAACATTTATACTGGCTGCCTGAGTCGCTGCGCTGGGAACGTCAGGACGAACAGTTGTTACCGTTGCTCCCGGAACATCATCCCGGATCCCCTCTTGCAAGATTCGTTGAAGGGCCGCTGTTACGGTAGCGATCGCTAAATAGTTACTCATGCCTCACATCTCATGCATCACAACCTGCCAACAAAAGTCAGAGAAGTATAACAATTCTTGCAAATTTTATACTTACCATAGCCCGTTTCGGATCATCTGAGTATACTTAACGGATGTTAAGCAACGATGGGCTTGGTCACCTCAATTAGTGATAACTCATAATGAAGTGACAACAAAGCAAGAGATGGTTAAACTTGAGACGGCATTCGCTTCTCAATGTTCTTGTAAAGAATAGTTAAGGTTACTGAGCGTAAATCTAGTATATTTAGTAAGTGAAATCCATGATGGATGGAGCTAGATTTTATATCAGATCTTTTGAGGAAGCGCGCAGTGGTTTGCGTATTGAGGCATCGAACGTATTGATGTTCTTGTATTGCGTTGTAAGATCTACCAATTTTCTCTAACTGGAGGATATAGCAATGGCTCGACTGGATTATTTTGCTCCGGGTGTGTATGTCGAGGAGGTCAACCGGGGTAGTCGGCCGATTCAAGGTATCAGTTTGAGCGTAGCTGGCTTTGTCGGCTTTACAGAGGATGTCCGTGGCGATGCGGAACTCTTTGAGCCGACGTTAGTTACCACTTGGACTCAATACTTGGAAAATTTTGCCAAGCCGGGATCAGATGGATTTACTGACTTTGGGGCTTATCTACCATTTGCTATCAAAGGCTGGTTCGAAAATGGCGGTGGGCGCTGTTGGGTCGTTAGCGTGGGTACGCAACTTCCTATGCCTGACCCTGACCCGAGTGATAGCACAACTGCGGTGCTAGAAGAGTCTACTCCTGTGCCAACCCTAGTCTTAACCGCTAGCAAGAAGCCTTCCCTGGAGTTTCGTCTTAAAACACGAGACGGGACGGAGGGGGCGAACGGCTCATCGGACGAGCCGCTGGATAATAAACGCATCAGTGTCGTTGTGCAGGCAGATGAACCTGAGGCATCCGATGATCCTGACGCTTTTGATAGCGGGGAGTACTTCAAAATCACGGTGACTCAAGGTGACAATGCTCTGGAGGATACTTATCGCCATCTCACCATGAAGCCCTCCACTG
Encoded proteins:
- a CDS encoding DUF4255 domain-containing protein; the protein is MSNYLAIATVTAALQRILQEGIRDDVPGATVTTVRPDVPSAATQAASINVYLYQATPNPTWRNADLRTRRPKGDLVKHGQAGLDLHYLLTFYGNEQELEPQRLLGSAIRTLVDQPILSHEMIQETIERSNLLFLQNSTLVEQVQFVKFIPSAITTEELSRIWSVFFQIPYALSFAYQGTAVIIQGAAPGRAALPVRRPQFYIAPNRPVVTSVEPQHVFIDQMLGRNHSLVIMGRELQTNHMFVQIGSLRITPQDSASDRVTLNLAALSPTELQQLRAGLQGIQVIHSSPDSETDAVVESNVTPVTFYPKIIEPNGVQLTDVRETDEGIYQGHLTIQLNVMVDPRQRVYVLLNGQLGETPSSYIFSAMKRDQVTQTMSFFLQNVPHGSYLVRVQVDGAESRLTIDDRPDSSTFDQYISPLVTIP